A window of Clostridium sp. Marseille-P299 contains these coding sequences:
- a CDS encoding 5-methyltetrahydropteroyltriglutamate--homocysteine S-methyltransferase: protein MSRANINAPFRFDIVGSFLRPKDLKEARVRFEKHEITREELTKVEDKYIKELIEKQKESGLQVITDGEFRRSWWHLDFMWGLNGVKKVQAERGYQFKTEETRAESAALTGKISGENHPFVEHFKFVKLFEEDGIVARQTIPAPAQFLAELQRNTGDVPTNSIYPNEDELVEDIAKAYQTVILDLYAAGCRNVQLDDCTWGMFCDTSFWANVPNAEEARKNQSKLFIRVNNLAIANLPEDLVITTHVCRGNYHSTWASSGGYAPVAEELFGNENVSAYYLEFDDERSGDFEPLKYVSGDKKVVLGLVTSKTPELEDKEGIKNRIKEASQYVPLDRIYLSPQCGFASTEEGNILTEEEQWNKIKLIKEIANEVW from the coding sequence ATGAGTAGAGCAAATATAAACGCACCATTTCGATTTGATATAGTAGGAAGTTTTTTAAGACCAAAAGACTTAAAAGAAGCAAGAGTAAGATTTGAAAAACACGAAATTACGAGAGAAGAATTAACAAAAGTAGAAGATAAATACATAAAAGAATTGATTGAAAAGCAAAAAGAATCAGGCCTTCAGGTGATTACTGATGGTGAATTTCGAAGAAGCTGGTGGCATTTAGATTTTATGTGGGGACTTAATGGAGTTAAAAAGGTTCAAGCGGAAAGAGGATATCAATTTAAAACTGAAGAAACAAGAGCAGAATCAGCAGCTCTTACAGGAAAAATTTCTGGTGAGAATCATCCATTTGTAGAGCATTTTAAATTTGTAAAATTATTTGAAGAAGATGGGATTGTCGCTAGACAAACAATTCCTGCACCAGCACAGTTTTTAGCTGAACTTCAAAGGAACACAGGAGATGTTCCTACCAATTCCATTTATCCAAATGAAGATGAATTAGTAGAGGATATTGCTAAAGCATATCAAACAGTCATTCTAGATTTATATGCAGCTGGATGTAGAAATGTTCAATTAGATGATTGTACTTGGGGAATGTTCTGTGATACGAGTTTTTGGGCGAACGTACCAAACGCAGAGGAAGCAAGAAAGAATCAAAGCAAGCTATTTATAAGAGTAAATAATCTTGCCATTGCGAATTTACCAGAAGATTTAGTGATAACAACACATGTTTGCCGTGGAAATTATCATTCCACTTGGGCTTCTTCTGGGGGATATGCTCCAGTTGCTGAAGAACTTTTTGGAAATGAAAATGTTAGTGCATATTACTTGGAATTTGATGATGAACGCTCCGGAGATTTCGAGCCTCTTAAATATGTGAGTGGTGATAAGAAAGTTGTACTTGGCTTAGTAACTTCAAAAACCCCGGAATTAGAAGATAAAGAAGGAATCAAAAATCGTATCAAAGAAGCTTCTCAATATGTACCATTAGATAGAATTTATCTAAGCCCACAATGTGGTTTTGCATCTACAGAGGAAGGAAATATTTTAACGGAAGAAGAGCAGTGGAATAAGATTAAATTAATTAAAGAGATTGCTAATGAGGTTTGGTAA
- a CDS encoding GNAT family N-acetyltransferase — protein MKFKEMKVTDSYKINEINGEQYINRAWREIEGKRQLVEINYLDSGLPNGANWHINQFEASLKRGGKAFGCYNNEDILIGYAVLNAEKFGETAKYILLDQLFISKEERNKGIGKELFKHCCIEARNLGADKIYICAGSAEETVAFYYAIGCVEAVEINQELYQLDTRDFQMEYAL, from the coding sequence ATGAAATTTAAAGAAATGAAAGTTACAGACAGCTATAAAATTAACGAAATAAATGGTGAACAATATATAAATAGAGCTTGGAGAGAAATTGAAGGGAAAAGACAGTTAGTTGAAATTAATTACTTAGATTCAGGTTTACCAAATGGTGCAAATTGGCATATCAATCAATTTGAAGCATCGTTAAAAAGAGGAGGTAAAGCGTTTGGGTGCTATAATAATGAGGATATATTAATAGGATATGCTGTCTTAAATGCTGAAAAATTTGGTGAGACTGCAAAATACATACTACTGGATCAACTTTTTATTTCGAAAGAAGAACGGAATAAGGGAATAGGAAAAGAATTATTTAAGCATTGTTGCATAGAAGCAAGAAATCTTGGTGCAGATAAAATTTATATCTGTGCAGGGTCTGCAGAAGAAACGGTTGCATTTTATTATGCAATCGGATGTGTGGAGGCAGTAGAAATTAATCAGGAATTATATCAATTAGATACTAGAGATTTTCAAATGGAATATGCATTGTAA
- a CDS encoding dihydrofolate reductase family protein, which yields MDRKVILYIAVSLDGFIADKDGSVDWLSGEENDTPSDSSSVSQENNSYEELLKDIDTIIMGMTTYKQVVTELSPDIWPYQGMKSYILTSKPEQDKEDIIFVNTNVTDLIKQLKEQEGKDIWIVGGANVANQLIKDNMIDEYQITTIPIILGQGIRLFEQDNKTIFLQLDSVKQYDDMVLSIYSRKINRKNE from the coding sequence ATGGATAGAAAGGTTATTTTATATATTGCAGTAAGCCTTGATGGTTTTATAGCAGATAAGGATGGAAGTGTAGATTGGCTTTCAGGGGAAGAAAATGATACTCCAAGCGATAGTAGTAGCGTGTCACAAGAGAATAATAGTTATGAGGAACTTTTAAAGGATATTGATACAATAATTATGGGAATGACAACCTATAAGCAAGTCGTAACCGAATTGTCACCAGATATTTGGCCATATCAAGGGATGAAAAGTTATATTCTTACTTCTAAACCAGAGCAAGATAAAGAGGATATTATTTTTGTAAACACGAATGTAACAGATTTGATTAAGCAATTAAAAGAACAAGAGGGAAAGGATATTTGGATTGTTGGAGGTGCTAATGTAGCAAATCAACTAATTAAAGATAATATGATAGACGAATATCAAATTACTACAATTCCTATTATTTTAGGGCAGGGAATCCGATTATTTGAGCAAGATAATAAAACCATATTTCTTCAATTAGATAGCGTAAAACAATATGATGATATGGTATTGTCGATATATTCTAGAAAAATAAATAGAAAAAATGAATAG
- a CDS encoding RNA polymerase sigma factor translates to MELITGFTYEDAVDTYADMITRLCLLRCSCTEDAKDCFQNTFLKLYQKPPEFRSKEHIKAWLIQVTIHECVDYNRQFWKRRVVCTDVIEEFINKNSAITVDSDSFSMTKAVMKLPVKYRQVIYLYYFEEYEVNEIATLLHKSSNTIKSQLSRGRERLKKLMGGSYE, encoded by the coding sequence ATGGAGTTGATAACAGGGTTTACATACGAAGATGCTGTCGATACCTATGCGGACATGATAACACGACTATGCCTACTTCGGTGTTCCTGTACAGAAGATGCGAAAGATTGTTTTCAAAACACATTTCTTAAATTGTACCAAAAACCACCAGAGTTTAGATCGAAGGAACATATAAAAGCATGGTTGATTCAGGTTACTATACATGAATGCGTTGATTACAATCGTCAGTTTTGGAAACGAAGGGTAGTCTGTACAGATGTAATTGAAGAGTTTATTAATAAGAATTCTGCAATAACTGTTGATAGTGACAGTTTCTCTATGACGAAAGCGGTTATGAAGCTTCCAGTCAAGTATCGCCAAGTAATCTATCTGTATTATTTTGAAGAATATGAGGTGAATGAGATAGCAACCCTACTACATAAGAGTTCAAATACAATAAAATCGCAACTTAGCAGGGGGAGAGAACGATTAAAAAAACTGATGGGAGGTAGCTATGAGTGA